A part of Vulcanisaeta moutnovskia 768-28 genomic DNA contains:
- a CDS encoding glycerate kinase type-2 family protein, producing MVFPVFGGDLLSDLLGLILKSSDLYLRTLRAINIGNGKVRVMRHEIDNFYVIAIGKGSVGMARAVEDAAYDKIIDGIAVVPKGTPGNLRKIRILESTHPLPTEASVNAGLKILDLLSNVRSDDYVLFLISGGGSALVEVPMKGLSLEDIKEVNNLLLRSGATIHEINTVRKHLSMTKGGRLAKEVIKRGGRVITLIASDVPGDDPATVASGPTVPDPTMYKDAITILRNRGLWDKVPSTVREVLEQGLKGIIEESPKELVNTWNYVIASNMDVLTDLANYAKSLGMESLILTSRMDGEAREVGRYLASVALEARFRGVPIRRGLILSGGEPTVTVVGNGRGGRTTEICMGFALSVRGVDGVSMISMATDGIDGNMDAAGCVADGHLIEEAIKLGIDPVNELRNNNTAVIFERTNTIIRTGWTGSNLNIVTAIYVSGY from the coding sequence GTGGTATTTCCCGTATTTGGCGGTGACTTACTGAGTGATTTACTAGGTCTCATTCTTAAGTCCTCAGACCTATACCTCAGGACCTTAAGAGCAATCAATATTGGTAATGGTAAGGTAAGAGTCATGAGACATGAAATCGATAACTTCTATGTCATAGCCATCGGTAAGGGCTCAGTGGGGATGGCTAGGGCAGTTGAGGATGCGGCCTACGATAAAATCATTGATGGGATTGCCGTGGTGCCCAAGGGGACGCCAGGTAATCTACGGAAGATAAGGATCCTTGAGTCAACACACCCATTGCCAACAGAGGCAAGTGTTAATGCTGGTTTGAAGATACTTGATTTACTAAGTAATGTTAGGAGTGATGATTATGTACTATTCCTAATAAGCGGTGGTGGTTCAGCCCTGGTCGAAGTACCCATGAAAGGTCTGAGCCTTGAGGACATTAAGGAAGTAAATAACCTACTACTGAGGAGTGGGGCTACTATTCATGAGATAAACACCGTGAGAAAGCACCTATCGATGACGAAGGGAGGGAGACTAGCCAAGGAGGTAATTAAGAGGGGCGGTAGGGTAATAACGTTAATAGCAAGCGATGTACCTGGCGATGACCCGGCAACGGTTGCCAGCGGACCAACAGTCCCTGACCCAACCATGTATAAAGATGCCATAACCATACTGAGGAATAGGGGTCTTTGGGATAAGGTACCCAGTACCGTTAGGGAGGTTCTTGAGCAGGGTTTGAAGGGCATAATTGAGGAGTCGCCTAAGGAGTTGGTTAATACATGGAATTATGTGATTGCGAGCAATATGGACGTGCTCACGGACTTGGCAAATTATGCCAAGTCGCTTGGTATGGAGTCCTTAATACTCACGTCTAGGATGGATGGGGAGGCCAGGGAGGTTGGTAGGTACTTGGCGAGTGTAGCACTGGAGGCCAGGTTTAGGGGTGTCCCGATTCGGCGCGGTTTGATCCTATCTGGTGGTGAGCCTACGGTTACGGTGGTGGGTAATGGTAGGGGTGGTAGGACGACGGAGATATGTATGGGTTTCGCATTATCGGTGAGGGGCGTTGATGGTGTCTCCATGATTTCCATGGCAACCGACGGAATCGACGGAAACATGGATGCAGCGGGCTGTGTCGCTGATGGTCACCTAATCGAGGAAGCCATTAAGTTAGGTATTGACCCAGTGAATGAGTTACGTAATAACAATACCGCGGTCATATTCGAAAGGACAAACACCATAATACGTACTGGGTGGACGGGCAGTAACCTAAACATCGTCACAGCAATCTACGTCTCAGGCTATTAA
- a CDS encoding GNAT family N-acetyltransferase — translation MNELTIRKASSSDAEQVIGFTRNTFQWGDYIPSVINEWINEGTAYVAIIKDRIVGVVNMVLIRETSTAWLEGIRIHPSYRRMGIGKALTEYVLNEAVKNGIRYAMLMIADWNEPSRCLAKSLGFHEVLTLFTGVARPSQVSIVRGEAIREVIREALKRTNGYFCTTRRHWLCTRAIEDFVMTMIDEVYVGRGIGLGEFSIGPPTTPIKTEVLATEGGDFENYYGKFIVYEKELGQAQAKA, via the coding sequence ATGAATGAATTGACGATACGAAAGGCATCATCCAGTGATGCAGAGCAAGTAATAGGGTTCACTAGGAATACGTTTCAGTGGGGTGATTACATACCTAGTGTTATTAATGAGTGGATTAATGAGGGCACGGCCTACGTTGCAATTATTAAGGACAGAATAGTAGGCGTAGTAAACATGGTATTGATTAGGGAAACAAGCACGGCATGGCTCGAGGGAATTCGAATTCACCCCAGCTATAGAAGGATGGGCATTGGTAAGGCATTAACGGAGTACGTACTCAATGAAGCCGTGAAAAACGGTATTAGGTACGCGATGCTAATGATCGCTGATTGGAACGAGCCGAGTCGATGCCTAGCGAAGTCCCTGGGATTCCACGAAGTGTTAACCCTATTCACAGGCGTGGCAAGGCCAAGCCAAGTAAGTATAGTCCGTGGAGAGGCAATTCGGGAAGTAATCAGGGAGGCATTAAAAAGGACTAATGGCTACTTCTGCACAACAAGAAGACACTGGCTATGTACGAGGGCCATTGAGGACTTTGTAATGACCATGATAGACGAGGTGTACGTCGGAAGGGGCATAGGCCTTGGTGAATTCTCCATAGGGCCACCAACAACGCCCATCAAAACCGAGGTACTTGCCACGGAGGGGGGAGACTTCGAGAATTACTACGGCAAGTTCATTGTTTACGAGAAGGAACTAGGTCAAGCACAGGCAAAAGCTTAA
- a CDS encoding Clp1/GlmU family protein, whose product MGSFTLNFSNGTLIVEGPATITVASGQCEVLGYPVNGSLSVERFRVLPIFARGSCTLSVSGGSVRYVDGSTIPSDWDELNLEGIALIVGDIDSGKTTLTTYLLNKHVIRGLSTCVIDADVGQSSIGPPGVIGLSCVGLPTPTLEDLHMMSGFFIGCNSPSQCIGRFIGGVSTMVREAFSRTPGLVLVDMPGWVGDGGIELIRNVVDAVGADYVVSIGINLRLRSGVKVINVSRSKYVRPRDSDERRFLRNQALRRYLSGELVNVNIELNKIIGNSVIECIVNNCGHYVIDNVAKVTRHGSVVKVPSRLFNNVFIGLVRRGFLVGFGVIKEFNLKEGIANALVTTDYFEEAVMGRLRVDPEKLEEIEPFPLL is encoded by the coding sequence GTGGGTTCATTCACCCTAAACTTCAGTAATGGTACCTTAATCGTGGAAGGACCTGCAACTATAACCGTGGCGAGCGGGCAATGCGAGGTGTTGGGCTACCCCGTGAATGGTTCATTAAGTGTTGAAAGGTTTAGGGTTTTGCCCATATTCGCCAGGGGTTCATGCACATTATCCGTTAGTGGAGGTTCCGTTAGGTATGTTGATGGTAGCACAATACCAAGCGATTGGGATGAGCTTAATCTCGAGGGTATTGCCTTAATAGTTGGCGATATCGATTCTGGCAAGACCACACTAACCACGTATCTACTGAATAAGCACGTTATCCGGGGCTTAAGTACATGCGTCATAGATGCCGATGTTGGTCAGTCATCGATAGGGCCTCCCGGTGTTATTGGGCTTTCCTGCGTTGGATTACCAACGCCAACATTAGAGGACTTACACATGATGAGCGGGTTCTTCATTGGTTGTAACAGTCCATCACAATGCATTGGTCGGTTTATCGGCGGGGTTAGCACTATGGTTAGGGAGGCCTTTAGTAGGACGCCGGGCCTCGTGTTGGTTGACATGCCTGGTTGGGTTGGGGATGGTGGTATTGAGTTGATAAGGAATGTCGTTGATGCGGTTGGTGCGGATTACGTAGTATCCATAGGCATTAACCTACGCTTAAGGTCAGGTGTTAAGGTAATTAATGTTTCTAGATCAAAGTACGTAAGACCCAGAGACTCAGATGAGAGGAGGTTTCTGAGGAATCAAGCATTACGTAGGTACTTAAGTGGTGAGTTGGTTAATGTCAATATCGAGTTAAACAAAATCATTGGTAACTCAGTGATTGAGTGCATAGTCAATAATTGCGGTCATTACGTGATTGATAACGTGGCTAAGGTCACCAGGCATGGTAGTGTGGTCAAGGTCCCGTCTAGGCTCTTTAATAATGTATTCATTGGCTTGGTGCGTAGGGGTTTCCTGGTAGGCTTTGGCGTGATTAAGGAATTTAATCTTAAGGAGGGTATAGCCAACGCCCTTGTCACCACAGATTACTTTGAGGAGGCAGTCATGGGTAGGCTACGTGTTGACCCGGAGAAGCTTGAGGAGATTGAACCATTTCCACTACTTTAA
- a CDS encoding amidohydrolase — protein sequence MVSGFVLFNGLVYPSFKPLVRTEAMVVVGDRVVYAGDETRALRIADALGLEKVDLKGRVAMPGFIDAHAHLDSIGINLATLDLRGIDSIEELKSRLKEYVKSVKTRWVMGRGWDQELFRERRWPSRFDIDEVVSDRPVMLVRVCGHAAVLNTRAMELTGLLNAADRDVIRDERGNATGVIVERALDKVEELVRGSYTLDDYREFMMNSMKYAASLGVTTVSFVSVDLKSIRSLIMIEKDLGKLPIRVRAYLNPFDHGIDVIELLRQLGIRAGFGSHYLRINGIKVIADGSLGARTAWLSRPYSDDPGNSGRPNYGFDELMSIARRSSEACLQLAIHGIGDRMVEVILDIYGKLGNAQALRHRIEHASVLREDLIRRIRELGIVLAVQPHFVIADWWVVNRVGADRARYVYPFKTLIDNGIMLGFSTDAPVEPLNPWETVYAAVTRGCYEGIELCKYTGNERVGVVDVLHYYTYGSAYLLREENELGKLEPGYLADFIIIDKDPLSVGDKELRNIKVLETYTGGQKVYIRESH from the coding sequence ATGGTTAGCGGCTTTGTTTTGTTTAATGGTTTGGTTTATCCATCATTCAAGCCCCTGGTTAGGACTGAGGCTATGGTTGTAGTTGGTGATAGGGTTGTTTATGCCGGTGATGAAACAAGAGCATTGAGGATTGCGGATGCCCTCGGGCTCGAGAAGGTGGACTTAAAGGGCCGTGTTGCGATGCCAGGATTTATCGACGCCCATGCGCACTTGGACTCGATAGGCATTAACCTGGCGACACTGGATTTAAGGGGTATTGATAGTATTGAGGAGTTGAAGAGTAGGCTTAAGGAGTATGTGAAGAGTGTTAAGACCAGGTGGGTAATGGGTAGGGGTTGGGATCAGGAATTGTTTAGGGAGAGGCGTTGGCCGAGTAGGTTCGACATTGATGAGGTGGTCAGCGATAGACCCGTCATGCTGGTTAGGGTCTGTGGTCATGCTGCCGTGCTTAACACGAGGGCTATGGAGTTAACTGGGCTCTTAAATGCAGCGGATAGGGATGTAATTAGGGATGAGAGGGGTAATGCCACGGGTGTAATTGTTGAGCGGGCGTTGGATAAGGTTGAGGAGTTGGTGAGGGGCTCATACACACTTGATGATTATAGGGAGTTCATGATGAACTCAATGAAGTATGCGGCATCACTTGGCGTTACTACGGTTAGCTTCGTATCAGTTGATCTCAAGAGCATTCGATCACTGATAATGATCGAGAAAGATCTCGGTAAGTTACCGATTAGGGTTAGGGCTTACTTAAATCCATTCGACCATGGGATTGATGTCATTGAGTTACTGAGACAGCTCGGCATTAGGGCTGGGTTTGGCTCTCATTACCTGAGGATTAATGGTATTAAGGTCATCGCCGATGGTTCGCTTGGGGCTAGGACTGCCTGGTTGTCAAGACCGTACAGTGATGATCCAGGTAATTCCGGCAGACCGAATTACGGTTTTGATGAGTTGATGAGTATTGCAAGGAGGAGTAGTGAGGCTTGTCTTCAACTCGCTATTCATGGTATTGGGGATAGGATGGTTGAAGTAATACTCGATATTTACGGTAAGCTAGGCAATGCCCAGGCGCTTAGGCATAGGATTGAACACGCCTCAGTCCTCAGGGAGGACTTAATAAGGAGGATTAGGGAGCTCGGCATCGTATTAGCCGTTCAGCCTCACTTCGTAATTGCTGATTGGTGGGTTGTGAATAGGGTTGGTGCTGATAGGGCTAGGTACGTGTACCCATTCAAGACGCTGATCGATAATGGTATCATGCTCGGCTTCAGCACAGACGCGCCAGTCGAGCCGCTAAATCCATGGGAGACCGTGTATGCGGCGGTTACCAGGGGCTGCTATGAGGGTATAGAGCTCTGTAAGTATACGGGTAATGAGAGGGTAGGCGTGGTAGACGTCCTCCACTACTACACGTATGGTTCTGCATACCTACTCCGTGAGGAGAATGAGCTCGGAAAGCTCGAGCCAGGTTACCTAGCTGACTTCATAATAATCGATAAAGACCCACTAAGCGTAGGCGATAAGGAACTAAGAAACATAAAGGTACTAGAAACATACACAGGAGGACAAAAAGTATATATCCGTGAATCTCATTAA